The stretch of DNA attttatcagCACATACATTGAGTACCTTAGTAAATGTTTATGAAATTATgctttgtataaataaaagattgaTTTAACATGAAAATGTAACTGAGAAACCTATTTCGTGTGATGAAACATGATAGTTTTCTAATAAGTATCTGTATGTAAGTAATTTAACAGGAATTGTTAATTGTCAGGAACaagtacatattttttttttaaattttaactaTCAAAGTCAACAAATAAGATTGGTTTTGCTAAAAGTGGCTAAGAATTTGTTGCATTGGTATCTTCATTTGGAACATCAACGATGTCTTGATCGTTCTGCAATTGCGCTTGCCACATCGAATGATAGATCCCTGTATGGGAAATAAGTTCCTCGTGTTTTCCTCTCTCTACAATTTCTCCATCTTTCAACACGAAAATTTCATCAGCGTGTATGATCGTTGATAATCTGTGCGCTATAATGATAGTTGTACGGTTAGCACAGACTCTATTTAATGCCGCTTGAATGTTACGCTCTGTTTGAGTATCAAGCGCGCTTGTTGCTTCATCCAGAAGCACAATTGCTGGTTCTTTTAATATCGTACGCGCGATAGCAACGCGCTGTTTCTCTCCGCCACTCAAACGAAGTCCTCTTTCACCAACctatataattgaaattaaacgacgttaatttacaatattattaaacatCTTTTCTAATACTAAGAAACACAAACCTGTGTATCATAACCATATGGAAATGATAGAATTCGTTCATGAATATCTGCATTCTTAGCAGCTGCTATTATATCTGCATCCACAGCCTCGATACGGCCATActgaatattatattttatggtgttattaaataatactGTATCTTGAGGtacaacaccgatcgcgcgtcTCAGGGAATCTTGAGTGAtggttttaatattttgtccatcaattaaaatcgcaccGTGTTCCACGTCGTAAAACCTGAATAATAATCGTACGATCGTCGATTTTCCAGCTCCTGATGGTCCAACCAGAGCAATAGTTTTTCCTGCTGGTGCAACAAAGCTAACATTTTTTAGTATAATTTTCTCAGGAGTGTAGCCGAATGATACGTTTGAGAATTCCACATGACCATGTTTTACTACCAATGGTTCAGCACCTGGAGCATCAATTACTTCTTCGTTTTCCCTCAGAAGATCAAACATATTTTCCATGTCAAcgaaatttttctgaatagATCTATCAATATAAATAAGCAATTATATTAAACATAgctaaaatttttatacaacaTATCGTCGATATATTTACCGGTAATAAGTTCCAAACCAATTTAGAGGTACATAAAGTTGAATAATATAACTTGCAAACAAAACGTAACCACCAATTGTTAAACCTTCGTTATATACAACCTacaatgtaattttttaaatgtagtccattatttatttaatttagagTAGTTAAATATAGTTCTATACCAACCATGTGCAAACAAAGCAATGATCCAGCTAACAGACCACTgcaaacaattatattttgtagagtatttaaaatattcagtGTAATCATTGATTTCCATTCTTCAACCTGATATTCTAATATTGCCTTTCTATAGCTATCTACTTCATATGATTCTGCTCCGTAATATTTAACAGTTTCAAAGTTGAGCAAGCTATCAACACTTCGTGCTTTTTGAGCGTTGTCGGCTAAGTTCATGCGTCTTTGGAACTTGGTTCGCCATTCGGTAATCATGATTGTGGCCGCTAAATAATacataaaagaatattaattattcgataatattttatggtactttttttgtaaaaatatgtTTACCTATATAGAGGCTCATCGTTAGAAACACGATTAAGCCAAACCACTTATTAAAAGCAGTAATGAAGAATACAACAGCCACAATAATGTCAACGATCGTTGGTatgattgaaaatataatataatttagaAGATTGCTTATAGAATCTGTACCACGATCCATAATCCTTAGAACCTCTCCCGTTTTTCGTCCAAGATGCCATCGTAAACTTAAGCTGTGTAAATGTCTGGAGGAAAGTTTACgtaaaatttaaaacttttattataaaattactaaaataaattcataaacGAGACAGTTTACCTAAACAATTCCACTTCAATTTCTCGAGTCGTATACTGCTGTATACGGATCCACAAAAATGATCTTAAATTGTTCAATACTCCCATACCACCTGTACCACCACCTTGTAGAAATTTGAATGCCACGTATATCAGGACAAGATCCCACCTATTATACAAATATCCCATACATTATAATTTCTCAtgtattattcaaatttttattaagaatttCATGTACCTGAATGTTATAGGAGTTGCAGAAACACTATCaacaatttttgaattatagaTTGGAACATATAGATTTATCAAACGTCCTGCTATAAGTAATCCAAAGCAAAATATGACTCGCAATTGGAGCATAAAACTTTTTGGCCACAAAAACGGTGACAAAGTTTTGATCTTATACCATGCATTTTTCCATGCGGAAGTGTTATCCACAGGTCTCTAAAACAGTAAATTaccaatatttaaataaacatataaatttctatgtttaaattatatagtaacgtttatattttaatgacTTACACCTTGATAATATCGTGGCCGTGTAGTTGGACCATCAGGTAGATTACTGTATTCACTGTCTACACTACCAGCTATTCCTGGAGCTTTGAGTCCTAGAGCAAAAATGATGAGGTTGCTAACGTAACGTAAAACGAACAGTGCCATCTCAATCTGGTCTGTTAATCTGTAAATAGCACACACAAACACACATAAGAAATATCTTACTAGGTACAGAAGTAAATATAGATTCTCTATTAACAGTATCAATAGAAGAATATAATTACATATGTAAAATATGTtatagatttattttattcttacgTATTTAAATGAAACCACCATTCAAGTTTTCcaatattaacaaaaacaaGATTTTCTGAAACAAATGCTAAAGTCCAAAAACCCAACAATACAAGTCCATGACCACGCGGTGGCACACTTGGTAATAACTTGTGCCTCTCTACCCTTAATATATACACAGAATATGGATAAACAATTACAGTTGATACTGTTGTCAGAATCTAAAACAATAAGGTAGTTAAACATTGTTAAAAGCAACTAGTCAAGACATTTGAGATACTTACCATATAGCCATAAATTTTTTTGTCATCCAAAATTGTTCCTTGCAAAATTATCCTGATTATACTAAGTATTGGAacaaaatataagaaaaactTTTGTCCAATATACAATTTACTCTTTGATAATAATCCTGCATTAATTTCTGTTCCATATTTTCGGTACATCCCAAGTTGAATTGTaccaaatattaataaatataaggaAATTATACTAGTACTGACAGTGTCCATAAAACATTTGGACATGCCATGTTGTACCCAAATGTCTGTGAACGTTATGTTTGGAGGACAGTAACTAAACGttgtattcatttttaattttaattttaatactgtcaaaatattttgaagaaaaataaattaataatgtctcttttttgttaatttaacataagttttctcttcttcctaTTATGTTgcctattttatttatcattatctTCGTATATCATACATTTattgtatgaaatttaatgatGTTCAAAGCTTCAATTACTTTGTAATTGAAGAACctgaaaaattatatgaaatatattagtatcagttattttatttttagtataTAAATATGTTATGTATGTTTCtatataaaatcattattGCCAATTGCAAtcttataataattaaagtattATCTTATCATAATGCAATTATATAAGCTTCATTGCTGTGATTGcttagaaaaatgaaatcttatctttactttttatttgaacaatataaatcttgaaattacatatattatttatattaaattgatattaaatttagCATGTTTCagcttttatttattaaaacatttcagTAATATATCAATTACTCTGTTTCATTatagtattataaataaagagCTGTGCTATAATATGGTTATGAACATATTATTGCTtggataaaaaatttaaaaaaaggcaaaaataaaataaatgtcagtttaatatttcaatagaaGAAAGCTAATATTTATGCCATTAATTTTCATGTgttaaacaatatttaaaaaaagatatatattACCTTTTGTTTAAGAAATTTGCATCGTCATGacaaatatgtataatttcattaacaatttatTACATACGCACAAATATTTTCGAAGTAGCTTAACCTAATGCAGTTATAGGTTTTGATATATCTAAAGTCACTCTGTTACTCGTGAATCATGAATTTTATCACTGAATAGATAATTCACGTACAGTtacgaattatttttttaaaatatgcgAAATTTACATTGTTACTAAGTCAGCATGGGCTATACACTGCTATACACGTTTGATATGTCATTTTAGACTGCAGATGCGTATTTGACTTTGAAGTATTCGAACCTCGTGGCTACATAACCTCACATAATCTTTCTATCTccaaaatattttgaaaacaCAACGCGTGTTTGAGTATCGGAACGTAACATATGTATAcgatttatataataattcgTATTAGACATCATTTAGCAGAAATTTATCCCATAGTCAGATAAATAATCATGGGTAAGGGTAATAAACATATGAAACGTTTAAAATCTGAAAAGGCCAAAGTAAAACTAAAAGCAAAAAAGACCAAGAATTTACCGAAAGGATTGAATGTCACTGATCCATCGTTTAAAGTTAAAAAGATCGTTATTCGGGAACAATTAAAACAACGAGATGAAACAGAAATTCTTAGCAAAAGGAAGCTCAATGTGAAAGTAATATTACAATCTAttcttattaatgaaactgtACGTGATCCtctattacatgtatatttaatttgcAGGAGCTGTTATCACGTCTTCAACATCATAATTCAACAGTCCGACAAGATGCTGTGAAAGAACTGAAAGAACTTTTATCAGAgcattcattaaaattattaagttCACAGTTTGGAATTTTGTTGCAAGGCATTTGTGCATTGTCCCTTGATAAAGAGAAAGATATAAGACACGATTCTTTAAAAGTTTTAAGTCTAATTCTTGGTCCAATTTCTAATGATCAACTTAATCCATATTGTGATGTTTTAATCTCATATTTGAGATGTGCCATGACACACATAGATCCACGCATCAAAGAGGATTCTCTACTTTTTTGGGATGTACTAGTGCAGAACTGTAGCACTATTTTGGCAAGAAACAGTTACAAAATATTGCCAAACTTTTTAGACATGATTTCTAGATTACATACTGAAATAAGACCCGGAAGGCAATTAGTTACTACTTTAAACTCTAAAAATACTAATGTTAGATGGAGAATAAGAGTGTTGGAAAGGCTTGCTACTATGTTCAGCTCTATtgttaacttttttaaatctCAACAAACTGTTAACTCAAATGTGCCTGCACAAGTTGTACATGTAGATAAAACTACTGGATATATTCCCATTTACATGAATGCTAATTTTCAACACTGTGACATTGATTTTGAACAAGATGACAATTCGAAAGAGAATACTGCTGAAACAACTTTAGAGGCTGAGGAACTTATGAAATACATAGAACTGTTAATGCCACTTATATTTGATAGTTGGATCGAAGTGTGCCCGGATGAGAAACATACAGATAATTCTGCCCTTTTAATTTCAACAGAAGCttctgaattattaaaaagcaTTGTagaaataatacaattaataactGAATGTATAGACATATTACATACAGAATGCGATGTAAACATGAAATTTTGgtttaaaagtaattttcagAATAATTATGTAAAAAGTTTGCTTTCGAAATTTCCATATGGCAAATTAGGGATAACTAGACGATACGTGCCTTctgtaaaaaaaggaaaacgtCAAGCAGACTTTTCTCTAGACGAATCACAGGATTCTTGTTTAGAGTATAATTTAGGACTTTGTCAGATTTATGTTTGGTTTACATCTATACATAGTAATGACAAGACTGTAGCTagattgaataaaaattattgcaCGTCTgtcattaaatatttaaatagtatgatcaaatttatttttgaaattagtgcttcaattagtatttagaaattaactttctctttttttgtACAGAGAAACTTGAAAATTGGTCGAGTGTAAATAATGCTGTATTACCATTGTTGACTAAAGTTTTAAGAACGTTGTTTCTAAAAGCAAGTAAAATTTGGTACAAGAATCACCTTGATCTGAATGAAACTCTGCAATCTGTTGTAAATGCATGTTGTAATCAATCAAAGGACATGCagttacaattattttctctcATTAGTGATATCATGTTAGATCATACTTTACATGAACTGCATAGGTAATCactttataatttcaaatatttttaaaagaaaacttgaaatttcaacaaaaattggTGTTACATTACAGGGAAAGTGCATTTAAGGATTTCATCTCGACATTGCCAAATCTTCTTTTAAAGCCGAAAATACATGAAAATAcggtacaaataataaataaaattgtactgCGGTACAGAAATTGGATTCAACAAGAACTTGTCGCCAATCAAAATGATATTATAGGtaagtattaaaaaaatatttttataattgttcGTACACTAAACATAATTTATCTATTATTTGTATTACAGAAAATgctaaaaaaattcaaattatggGATCTGATGATGAAAATCAATCCCGTCTGAtgatatgtaatttattttattttttagacggtcaaattttctattaagTAAGAAATACCcgtttcaaaataaatatatgtattttacatacaaattttttttttattaaaaatcggTATAAgagataatttattttaaaagatttaataaattaacaattttgaGAGACTTTTTACTAGAATGCAATCGTCAATAGCGTTAAATTATACGCTTTgaggaatattaaaaatacatcATCGTACATCTTGCATTTTTTGtgcggatttatagtaatattTTTCACAGTTTTATAAGTATTCCATAATACTTCTGTACAAATACTGGTATTGTAAACTAACAGCAACAGATATAAAAGTGTCTTCAAAGTACATGTTTAAAATCTAGTTATCATGTttgtgttttttgttaattcaTCATCTTCAAAAGTATAATTATCAAAGGCGTACAATCCATTATTCTCCTTATTTTGGTCTATCGTTTGATGAACTTTAGTACCGTTCTGATCCACTGAATATTTGATATTCATGATATTTTCAACGCTTGGCGTTAATGGCAAAATCGGTAATTCTTTACTAAGCGGTGGCCAACTCGAATCGTTTTTCAATTGGTGTTCAACTCTTAAATATTCTTTCTTAGATTTCTCAGCCCTATAGAAATGTGTTCTGAATTTTTTCTCAATcatatattctattataaacGTTTCAACGAAGAAAGAAATGACAAAGTTTGCCAAGGCAAGCGCCAATATTATGATCCTCCAATCGTAGGTCGGAGGTAGAAGTAATTGAAGGCAATTTATTACCCACTGTGCTGGATAAACTGTGATATAGGCGCAAACGATGGTCaataaaataatggaaaatacGAATGCGATATTCGTGTAAATCGCTTTTCTATACGGTTTACCTCGCGAAAATATTATAGCCATTGTTATGTATTGGAACATCGAGACACAATAAAcggaataattttcataactAGTGTACCCGGTTTCATCCGTGAGAACGAACTGGGTGTACCAAGGAAACAAGCGAACCGCGTAATAAGCAGCGGCTTGAAAAATTGTCATTATCAACATATGAACGGATAATGAAAATATCGACGTGAATGTTAACAAACTAGTCATCGGAGGTTTTTTAACCAACTTCTTTTCGTACGCCCGAGTTTTCCCGAAGAACGAGGCGAAATTAACGATCAGACAGATGTCGATGAAAAGGAATTCTAAATCTGTTAAATTTGAATCGATCGAATAGAGAATGATAACGGATAAAAATTCTGTAAGGGAATAAGTGAccataaatttaaaaattccaaacGATGTCACCAAGGCCGCGCGGCCTTCTCTTATTACCTTTGGAACACAAGTGATGTCAGGTACCTTGGATGTGAAAGGGCTCGCAAcgctgaaaaagaaaaaagtatcgttaaatattgatattaaaatgcataaaataattcttaaaaTTGGGACGAATTTTTCCTTCAAAGTTTAACGAGggagttttaattttatccgCTGATGTTATCTGTGTCTTCGCGAAGAGCATCGTAAAAAGAGGGACTTAAAGATGAAGGAAACAATTTGTTTCAGTTTCTTGCATGTtaacataaaaaaattatgCGCTTTAAAATTGTCGTATAAAATGAAAGTTGAAATCACGTACGATTGTTATATAATTCACTGTAGCGTGACAAACATTACCTAGATTCTGCTTCGGATAAAGATATACCCGCGTGTGCCGCTCTCAGAGCACCGCAGTCATTAGCACCATCACCGCACATCGCTGCAATGTTTGCGAAACGTTTTGAAATAACCATTCGTAAGGTACAATGCAATTAACTGGAGTAAATGTTAAAATGCCGTACCCACGTAATAACCGAGTTGCATCAACTCCAACACTAATTGTTGCTTTTGATCGCTAGTCATCCTGGCAAATATTGCTCCGCGTACGCAAATTTTCGCTACGATGTCCGGATAATGTTCGCGGAGTAACTGCCACGTCTGACCCGTTAACGCGAACCGATAATTAGTTCTGCCTATATTTCGTTCTATATCATGTAATTCTGATATTTCAATCTTTTTATCACAAAGactctgaaaaaaaaaataaatgattattttctttttccttttggtattaattttaaatattctgaTCAAGTACCAGTTTGGGAGATAACTCTTGAGCATTGAAATAAATCTTCGTTTGTGATTTATCTTCTTCCATAACTACAGTCACATCTATCACAGACTCGTGCGGCGACAAAATGCCACACTCTTTCGCAACGCTTACTGCAGTTTGAATGTTATCACCTGAAAGCGAATGCAAAATAAATCAATTCCCTTTCTGGCAAGCGAATGCTTTATAAAATAAGCTGAAGCTAAGTACCTGTTATCATCAAGACATGTAAGCCAGCAGATCTTAACTCCTTGATGATCGGTATGGTTGGCATTTTCAACCTATTCTCCATAATTACTAAACCTAAGAACTCAAGATTCTGCTCGACCGCGTCTCGAGGCAGTTTCATAAtctgaaatgaatttttaaaagtgaaaatgtaAAATCTTTGTTCAAGATAATGTAAGAATTTATGTATCTACCTTACTGTTACTCTCCGACAATTCGTTTCGTCCCATTGCTATAACTCTATAACCCTGTTCAGTATATTGCTTCAAGCAAAACATAATATCCTTCGGTATAGTTTCAGGTTTGCTCAAGCTAAGTATCATTTCGGGTGATCCTTTCGTGTAAGCTCTGAAAGTTTCTGATCCCAATACGCGTACTATCACAGACATTCGTTGCAGAGAGCTCGAGAATTGATATTGTTGCACTATCCCAATCTCAAATATCTCGTTCATATTCTCCGTGAAACCGTTGTTTTTCGGTGGCTTCGCTATCGTCGGCGCTACGAGATCATATTTGTTTAAATGCTCTAGTTCAGACTCTTCTAACGTCCATCCTGTACTCTCAAACATCTGTGAACGATAAACttatatgaaataatatttataatgaagGTGAAGCGAATGGAACGAAAGAGTACCTTAACATCTAAAGGATCACCGCAGAGTTCACCGTCGATCAGAGTTAAACTATGACAAACTAACATTCCCTCGAAAAGAGGATGGTCGCTTAATTTAGGAATGGTCCTCTCTGATTCACCAAGAACACCATTCGTACAGGGTACAATTCCCCACATGTCCAAGCCATCTTCTGTTAAAGTGCCGGTCTATAAAATTCAAAACTCTTTACTTAaggttaaatattttttacttgtaaaatatttacCAAGAAATATTAAAGCGGTAAAACTTTGCTTTTAGACCGTTGATAAAACTAAATACAATGTTGATTACATGTCGCTAGGGAAACAATTCTAAAGGACACGGTTTATACCtggtaattatatttgtaattatatataattattacctTATCAAAACACACGCAATTTATGCTGCCAGATACATTAATCACTCTATTGCTAATACAATATATTTGTGCCCTTTTCAGTCGTGCTTGAGCATACAGTTTTCCCACCGTCATTGCTGCTGGCAATGCCGGTGGAATAACTATTGTAATTATATCCAAGGCTTTTATCGCTATATCATCGGCTGTGATTCCTCTGGAAACCTGTGTATATAACATTCAGTTTATTTACAATTCGTTgtataaagaattaaaatgaaGTACCTTGGTTACGATAGTGTATATAAAACCGCATGTCGCAATTAATGCCAATATACCAATGAACTTGTAAGAATCTTGATCGAACTTAAAATCAGCTGGTGGCGGATAGAGAATAGCTGCGACCAGGCTACCTTTACTTGTATGGAAACCAGTTCTAATGACCCGCGCTAAAACTGGACTATCGCTATAACTcctaataaagaaattaaattaatatacattcaTCGAGCGTTTCGGATGTTTAGATGAAGGACGATGGTAGCACCTGGTTTGAATAATGGTAGTGCCGCTGAATATAGTATGATGGGAACATTCTTTGGAATCGTACAAGACGTGACGCGATGGTAGAGGAGTTTTCGTCACTGGCACGGATTCTCCTGCAATTTGTACAatgaataatatattatagaaCAGGGACGAGCAACCCGTGGCCCGCCACACTCTTCAAAGATTTtacattttgattttttttaattcctacACTGTCCCGTAGCCGAGTTGTACCCTAGGAGTGTTAacttaatttttgaaaatgattctagtctgcctaggcccagggccggccctgaatttcagttcattttaaattgagtattttaaatttgtagCTGGCCCGTTGTAAAATAAGGTTGCTTATCTCTGTTATAGAAAGATGTAGAGACGTACCGGTTAGCATGGATTCGTTTAATATACACTGGCCCGT from Osmia bicornis bicornis chromosome 10, iOsmBic2.1, whole genome shotgun sequence encodes:
- the LOC114876336 gene encoding ATP-binding cassette sub-family B member 6 — encoded protein: MNTTFSYCPPNITFTDIWVQHGMSKCFMDTVSTSIISLYLLIFGTIQLGMYRKYGTEINAGLLSKSKLYIGQKFFLYFVPILSIIRIILQGTILDDKKIYGYMILTTVSTVIVYPYSVYILRVERHKLLPSVPPRGHGLVLLGFWTLAFVSENLVFVNIGKLEWWFHLNTLTDQIEMALFVLRYVSNLIIFALGLKAPGIAGSVDSEYSNLPDGPTTRPRYYQGRPVDNTSAWKNAWYKIKTLSPFLWPKSFMLQLRVIFCFGLLIAGRLINLYVPIYNSKIVDSVSATPITFRWDLVLIYVAFKFLQGGGTGGMGVLNNLRSFLWIRIQQYTTREIEVELFRHLHSLSLRWHLGRKTGEVLRIMDRGTDSISNLLNYIIFSIIPTIVDIIVAVVFFITAFNKWFGLIVFLTMSLYIAATIMITEWRTKFQRRMNLADNAQKARSVDSLLNFETVKYYGAESYEVDSYRKAILEYQVEEWKSMITLNILNTLQNIIVCSGLLAGSLLCLHMVVYNEGLTIGGYVLFASYIIQLYVPLNWFGTYYRSIQKNFVDMENMFDLLRENEEVIDAPGAEPLVVKHGHVEFSNVSFGYTPEKIILKNVSFVAPAGKTIALVGPSGAGKSTIVRLLFRFYDVEHGAILIDGQNIKTITQDSLRRAIGVVPQDTVLFNNTIKYNIQYGRIEAVDADIIAAAKNADIHERILSFPYGYDTQVGERGLRLSGGEKQRVAIARTILKEPAIVLLDEATSALDTQTERNIQAALNRVCANRTTIIIAHRLSTIIHADEIFVLKDGEIVERGKHEELISHTGIYHSMWQAQLQNDQDIVDVPNEDTNATNS
- the LOC114876339 gene encoding testis-expressed protein 10 homolog isoform X2; this encodes MGKGNKHMKRLKSEKAKVKLKAKKTKNLPKGLNVTDPSFKVKKIVIREQLKQRDETEILSKRKLNVKELLSRLQHHNSTVRQDAVKELKELLSEHSLKLLSSQFGILLQGICALSLDKEKDIRHDSLKVLSLILGPISNDQLNPYCDVLISYLRCAMTHIDPRIKEDSLLFWDVLVQNCSTILARNSYKILPNFLDMISRLHTEIRPGRQLVTTLNSKNTNVRWRIRVLERLATMFSSIVNFFKSQQTVNSNVPAQVVHVDKTTGYIPIYMNANFQHCDIDFEQDDNSKENTAETTLEAEELMKYIELLMPLIFDSWIEVCPDEKHTDNSALLISTEASELLKSIVEIIQLITECIDILHTECDVNMKFWFKSNFQNNYVKSLLSKFPYGKLGITRRYVPSVKKGKRQADFSLDESQDSCLEYNLGLCQIYVWFTSIHSNDKTVARLNKNYCTSVIKYLNKKLENWSSVNNAVLPLLTKVLRTLFLKASKIWYKNHLDLNETLQSVVNACCNQSKDMQLQLFSLISDIMLDHTLHELHRESAFKDFISTLPNLLLKPKIHENTVQIINKIVLRYRNWIQQELVANQNDIIGGSFQMTSLGINLSVLT
- the LOC114876339 gene encoding testis-expressed protein 10 homolog isoform X1 — encoded protein: MGKGNKHMKRLKSEKAKVKLKAKKTKNLPKGLNVTDPSFKVKKIVIREQLKQRDETEILSKRKLNVKELLSRLQHHNSTVRQDAVKELKELLSEHSLKLLSSQFGILLQGICALSLDKEKDIRHDSLKVLSLILGPISNDQLNPYCDVLISYLRCAMTHIDPRIKEDSLLFWDVLVQNCSTILARNSYKILPNFLDMISRLHTEIRPGRQLVTTLNSKNTNVRWRIRVLERLATMFSSIVNFFKSQQTVNSNVPAQVVHVDKTTGYIPIYMNANFQHCDIDFEQDDNSKENTAETTLEAEELMKYIELLMPLIFDSWIEVCPDEKHTDNSALLISTEASELLKSIVEIIQLITECIDILHTECDVNMKFWFKSNFQNNYVKSLLSKFPYGKLGITRRYVPSVKKGKRQADFSLDESQDSCLEYNLGLCQIYVWFTSIHSNDKTVARLNKNYCTSVIKYLNKKLENWSSVNNAVLPLLTKVLRTLFLKASKIWYKNHLDLNETLQSVVNACCNQSKDMQLQLFSLISDIMLDHTLHELHRESAFKDFISTLPNLLLKPKIHENTVQIINKIVLRYRNWIQQELVANQNDIIENAKKIQIMGSDDENQSRLMICNLFYFLDGQIFY
- the LOC114876333 gene encoding polyamine-transporting ATPase 13A3-like — its product is MTTTNGLKNDQTSEVQWQRIHSGQDEDMRIYGFEKNTLKSVLICISYVLTVGWVRLFFHWYPQLHLYATHKKCPLNRATKLLVTDNYQGKYKSYFVTEVKAISARNISREELLKYLDTKDEELVEKIRCKMLKINLENGTQCEVFEYKAFWCKKQCYVWDITQNTFSRLVGLDKYTLCTDLHLNNNQGLSKEEQCLRRIVYGNNEILVPVQSIGVLLLLEVLNPFYIFQVFTLCVWLAEKYFYYTAAIICMSMFGIISSIIQTRKNQINLRGTVASAGTVLVHRSSKVSENVPSSELVPGDIIELPKHQATVICDAVLLTGQCILNESMLTGESVPVTKTPLPSRHVLYDSKECSHHTIFSGTTIIQTRSYSDSPVLARVIRTGFHTSKGSLVAAILYPPPADFKFDQDSYKFIGILALIATCGFIYTIVTKVSRGITADDIAIKALDIITIVIPPALPAAMTVGKLYAQARLKRAQIYCISNRVINVSGSINCVCFDKTGTLTEDGLDMWGIVPCTNGVLGESERTIPKLSDHPLFEGMLVCHSLTLIDGELCGDPLDVKMFESTGWTLEESELEHLNKYDLVAPTIAKPPKNNGFTENMNEIFEIGIVQQYQFSSSLQRMSVIVRVLGSETFRAYTKGSPEMILSLSKPETIPKDIMFCLKQYTEQGYRVIAMGRNELSESNSKIMKLPRDAVEQNLEFLGLVIMENRLKMPTIPIIKELRSAGLHVLMITGDNIQTAVSVAKECGILSPHESVIDVTVVMEEDKSQTKIYFNAQELSPKLSLCDKKIEISELHDIERNIGRTNYRFALTGQTWQLLREHYPDIVAKICVRGAIFARMTSDQKQQLVLELMQLGYYVAMCGDGANDCGALRAAHAGISLSEAESSVASPFTSKVPDITCVPKVIREGRAALVTSFGIFKFMVTYSLTEFLSVIILYSIDSNLTDLEFLFIDICLIVNFASFFGKTRAYEKKLVKKPPMTSLLTFTSIFSLSVHMLIMTIFQAAAYYAVRLFPWYTQFVLTDETGYTSYENYSVYCVSMFQYITMAIIFSRGKPYRKAIYTNIAFVFSIILLTIVCAYITVYPAQWVINCLQLLLPPTYDWRIIILALALANFVISFFVETFIIEYMIEKKFRTHFYRAEKSKKEYLRVEHQLKNDSSWPPLSKELPILPLTPSVENIMNIKYSVDQNGTKVHQTIDQNKENNGLYAFDNYTFEDDELTKNTNMITRF